The genomic window CGCGTTGTGTTTTATGGAGACACGGCACATCTGCCCTATGGAGATAAATCCTCCCATGCCATTCGCACCTATTCCCGCAATATTGTGGAATACCTCATTCGGCAAGATTGCAAAGCGATAATCATTGCTTGCAACACGGCTTCTGCTGTGGCCTTTCGCGAACTGGAGCGAAGTTTCGGAGGGGAAATGGCCATTATAAATGTGATTGACCCGGTGGTAAAATTCACCTTGCAGCAAGTTACCAATGGAAGTATAGGCGTAATCGGAACCCGCAGAACCATCCGCACCGGCATTTACCCAAGAAGATTGCGTACCCTGAGAAAGAATGTCCAGGTCACTGCCCACGCCACCCCTTTGCTTGCACCCATGATTGAGGAGGGCTTTTTCAATAACAAGATCAGCCAGACGATCATCAATAATTATCTCTCCCGGCCAGGTC from Bacteroidia bacterium includes these protein-coding regions:
- the murI gene encoding glutamate racemase: MAIKSADNRPVGIFDSGIGGLTIVDSVVRLLPSERVVFYGDTAHLPYGDKSSHAIRTYSRNIVEYLIRQDCKAIIIACNTASAVAFRELERSFGGEMAIINVIDPVVKFTLQQVTNGSIGVIGTRRTIRTGIYPRRLRTLRKNVQVTAHATPLLAPMIEEGFFNNKISQTIINNYLSRPGLNEIEALILACTHYPLIRPEIERYYGGKVNVIDSTDAVAQELKSELEKRRQLADHSFPDHDFLVSDFTASFQETTKIFFREKVKLQERRISE